GATGGAGCCGGTCGTGTACGAAAAGGACCAGCACCTCTTAATCTTCCTGTTCCTAAATACGAATTTATTagcgatgaaaaaataattatcggtTAATCGGCTGTATCAGCTTTTTATTCATGTCGAATAACTCGTATTTAAGGAATTAACTATAAGTTTTGACAGTATCTGTATCGACttcatgataaaaataaaaaacagatatCTAGttttatacttacatatacgtaaTTCTTATAAAAGTGAAGTATTACTTATTAAACTTGCTTAGAGCATCTAAATGGCAATCATTTTATGATTGCCAAGAGACAATATTTAAAGTGCCGATTTAAAGatgttcgtttaaaaatataagttaCTAAACGAATTGTGTCATGctaattatcgaatatattggaaactattatgaaataatatggCCACAGACTATAAGCCGCTTTGCTCCCACTTCCCACGGGGAATACGAAAGTAGAAGGGATATGTATGCGCAGTAGGATACTGCGCCGCTCGCATCGACCAATCAGAAGCTCGCAACGTCGTAGCTGTAATATGGCATACGTACACGTTGTGTTTACGTTTAGTCGATTTTATTCCACGAAGCTCGTAGCGTCTCCTTCTACGATACATTCGTTTTCGAAGAAGTATTTTTTTACGCAGTGATCTCTCGAGTCGTCGATCGTAATTACAACTGTATAATTAAACACGTTTAgtacgtattataaaatataatataatacaaagttCGCAAAAATGACTCCACCTATGGAGAGAATCCAAATCTTAGAAACTatcgaaaaagatattatcgtTTGTTTACAAAGTGCAGGTACATTTAGaacgtaatattaatatttcgtactatcgttagatatattttttatggttATACAAATATTCGTATATCGTTATAGGCCAAGCGTTTATGGAATTGAGTAAGGAAAAATCTAGTTTAAAGCAAGCAGAAGCCCAAACTCATCAATTTTTGAAAACTTTAGGCCACGTGGAATCGAAATTGAgcgaacaaattaattatctgACGCAAGTTTCGACAGGTTTGTAAATACTAAGATTCATAACCTTTTATTGATAACGTCCgcattatcaataatatcagCAGAATTATTCTATGTTTATAATCATAATCtcgtattaaattttttattcgatatcagGTCAACCACACGAAGGATCTGGATATGCGAGTCAAAAGGTTTTACAAATGGCATGGCATAGGTTAGAACATGCTCGCAGTAGAGTAAATGAATTGGAGcgcataaaaaataaaccgAGATAAAAAActgatttaaagaaatatatatttatagatacatGTTCCGAATATAACAGTGATTATATTTAGGAGGTATCGTCATGTATCATAAaacgttataataaattaatttcttatttttattaaatctaatACTTTTTATGTATCATCTTTCAAATCAGCTGTTATTAACAAGATGTAGTACAAGATTATACCGATTTGAAAATATGATCTAATTTACAATGTATGTAAAATAGGCACATGATGAAACCTTTATTTATTCACGAATGAACGAGTtactataaaaatagataaataacattttactaTCTTAACATTACGTAATCTATGTTATAAACTTAAAAATATCTGAAAACATTCCAAGTACGATGCATCCTTTTGAGCGTTAAGATGCACGCGAgtagcaaaaattaaatttaaatttggaaaatttctttcctgaatgttaattataaattttaagataTGGAACTATCCATAGCAGCCATACTGCGTTTTACAGTAGCAGCTAACGAAAGTCgagatcttctttcttcgtctaaTTGTTTAGTAAGTAATGACATTTGTGACTGTAAATCTgtcatttgattttttaaagtttttaCAGTTTCCGATAACGACCTAAACGACATAACATTAGAATTAAACAGATAATTCTTAagtaagatattaaaaataagttaaaagAATGTACCGATCAGCACGAGTGTCCCAATTTACACCCTTCTTATGCATCGAAGATGCATCGCGTGTTCTTTGCCATTCGACATCCATCATAGCTacgatttaaaatttattataataaatgtgtaatatatacatatcttataataaaaaaaaaaacatatactTACAATTAGATTCGTTGGAATTCATGGTAAATCTACTATTGACAGAAAGACAGtaactttctattatttttagaataattgCATCTTCTTCAAATTGACGTTCATCTGTTAGAACAAAACACTGTAGTGAATAACAGAGTTTCTTCTACTGATCGCATAAATCTTTTGCTCGTACAGGatgcaataataaaaaagaaagttattatatatgtacgtgattTTACCAAATGTCTTGAGTGTATATAAAGGTGGGGCTGGACGTAACGAAGCGATACTCCAAGGAGTCTTAATCCCTGGAGATAAACAATGATCCGCTGCCGACCGCTGGCGTTTCCCGTTCATTTGACTGTTCATctgtagaaaataaatgtataaaataatgttttacaAACATTGACAACAACGACGCatagaattttctattttgtatcTATAATGAATTGTAAAAAGCATTCGGAGCACACGCCCtacctacaaaaaaaaaaaagaaaagaaaaagaattgactaaactaagaaagaaaatgggcACGATGCATATTCATCAAACGAGTGTGAAAAGgtcaaataataatgataatttctACGTGATTCGTGTTCTTTCCCagttatatgtattttatgaaCAGTTATGTTAGCAAAGCAAAAGCATTCTTCACACAACATGGCTGTGAAATAGAAGCATAAAATCATCGatgataaatgattattagTGGTGAAATCAATGAAGGAAATCAATCcaattgagaaaaagaaaaaaaaaagaaacagccATGCCATGGAAGCTTGCCTCGTTCTGTGCATCCTGACAATGGAATTGTTTTCTTGAGCCACCAATGAGCATATAATCCAGATCTATAAACTTGACCCGTTTGTTCAGGTTGTTCTTCGATAGTTGGTTGTACCGGACGGACCGTTCGTTTTCCCCTTCTTTTAGCATTACTTTGATGTAAATGTGGAATTGGTTCTGTAAACCTTTTCTgcttaatattttcataatctcTTGTCGTCAGAACTACAATGTTCTTCTCCGTTTCTTCCTTCGCATCGTCAAATGCATcttttacatcttttttaatatagctGGAAGAAGGCTTAACCAAATGCGAcatcttattaatattttctgacGAGGGGAATGAACGTTCGCTATCTCTCGGCGTAGAACCAAACGGGGAAGTACAAATGCATTGATGTTCAAacttattttcatcgatttcgcTTTCACTGTGAGATGTTCTTACTGGATCTATGTATTTACTATGACTGCATCTTTGAGACTTGTAACAGGAACTAAGCTCTGTCGAGTTTAAGTGATAACTTTCAGCCATTCCAGAATCTGACGAATGCAAACTGGTAGTAGGACATAAGTGTTGATCGTTTCTTAGATTTCCATTATCGGCTTTGTTTACGCGTGTTACAGGATCTTGAACAGTGAGTTTTGAGATGTCTGGTATTTTCGGATAAAGCTCGACAACGTCCCAACATTTTATCGTACCGCCACAAGGCATATGTTCGCGTGGTATATCtaaattttctcgataatgATCGTGCGTTCGCGGTAGTAAAATTGGCACTGCAGAATTACTTGtagaaagtaatatatttgGCAGGACGTGGCTCGTTGTACGACCAGCTGGTAAACTCTTGCTGGTTTCAAACGTAGAACGATCCCCGTAAGCGGCCCTCGATGCGAAGTTCGTGAGAGAATTACTTTCTACACCAAAGGTACGGAGATCTGTATTCCCAACCTCGTATCTGACATCGAGCGTTAAAGTAGATTTACGAAGTATTTTTGGCGGATCTTGAgtattttcattatcgataataGTTTCACAATCGGAGATACATTCGCTACTTTTGTTAGGAAAAATAGTATATGTTACGTTACATCTGCGCATCTTTACGTTACTTAAATCCGGCTTTAggacatattgtatataaagcagctttttcattaattcgaCTTCTATAATCTTTTTCCTCACGAGCTTTGCAAAGTATCTCGAGAGCCGCGTATACGGAGGATGATTATAACTCACTCGAGGCATCGTTGGTGATTTCAACACATTGGTACCCTGCTCTTGGACTAGAAGCTCAATCCAACGTTGCCTCTCTTCTTTACTTGCACACAATACtgttatattttcaatcattGGTcctacgagaaagaaagaatgtagaTAAGATTTATCTGTAGAAAGTTAGATCGCAGAAATGACTATACCCGTTATTTCAAAAGCATTCCTTATCTCATCGGTATCCTCTGTTGCCGTAACATTAATGCCTGTCAGCGGAAGCTTTCCCTAGGAATAGTTAGAACTTAGATGGATAAATTCGTACGTAGAAAGTAGTATACCGTAGACgatcttttgaaataatagTACCTCATAAATGAAAGAACTCATTCTTGGACTGGTACTCAATACTAACAAcgtagagggaaagaggacGAAATATCTGTCCCTTCTATCGACTCCTGTCGCCAGAGTCACAGATCCAACGTGAAGGATTTCACCGAGAGAACTTAATTCTTCTCCTTCCCAACCTTTAATGCCACTAGTTAATACCTGTAGTGCTAATTCACGCTGTTTACGTATCGAAGAACAAGAATCCTGTTAACGATATGCTTTGATAATAACatcttttatacattatacacgGACAAATTTTATgacaaatatcaattttaccGCTATTTCTCTATAAACCGCTATACTTCGTTGAGTGTCTCCTCTATCAGGatgatttttttctgtatACCTTTCTAATTCTTGTAGCATGGCGGAATACTTGTCTAATCTTCTAAATGGTTTACTAAGACCAGTCGTTAAAACTAATATTCCTGGAGAGATCGCACCGCTATCTTCCATAAATTCATTCAATTCGTctctgtaaaaaataattcttgtaTTCGATAGAAACTTGTATTTaaggaaggaggagagaggaaaatgataagaataatatacgaTGTATTTTTTACCTGTATCTATCCAGAATGCAGACCGCTTGCGGATGATTGTTACAATATGCGGTATGAATAGATTTTAATCTTGGAGCAAGcgttaaaaacaaatttcctATTCTACCAGCTATACCTTGTAGAATGGTAGCTTCCAAATTTGTAAGAAGACGTTGATGCATTTCCAAAACTTCATGTATATTACCTAATAACTGTTtgtactcttctttttttaatctacgaTCGTAACAGTTgatttatgattataataGTACGAAGAATGTAACGTTAGACGAATAATATCAGACACCACGAGACTTACATATTTGATGATTCTAAAGGTTGCAAAAAATTAGTAACTAAGCCTTGCAATTCCGCTACGTTAATTCTTTCGGAATCCACGATGTCTTTTATTACTATATCGCGATTAAGTTTCTGATGAACTGGTGATTCTGGTAGACCTTTCTCCGAGGGTACTTTAACGGAAGAAAGTCCATTGTCTGCAATAATATACATTCTTATGTAACAAAAATTGAATCAAATCTGAATATAATACAATCGTATGTAAGATCATTTATCTAATATAGTTGTTGTACAAGACaagtaaaaaatgataaatctcACCTGGTACTCTATGCTCTTTGACGTAGTTGGATGGAAACCATCCAGTTTTATCGTGCAACGTACCCTCCCACCAACCTTCATCGTCCGTTTgagttatcgttattatatcaCCTTTCTTAAAGCACAACTGTAAATTACAATCCAAATTTGAGCTGTATTGGATCGACTTATCtgtaaatcattatttttactagATAAGATCTCACATACTTCATCGTTATTCTTTCCCTTAAAGGAAAAGAGTGCTGTCACAAACTTAGGTGCATCAGGTTTTGACATAACTATGGATATTTTGCAAATATCTTgaagattaataaaatgacGACAAGCGAATAGTCAGAAAACGAATCACATTTAAATGTGAGAATATTTTGCAAACTCGAAAcgtaattattgtatatactttttatacacTGAACAGAGTAAGTGCAGTGACAGTACAATCACTATTTAAGAttcaattatttacattattataacaataccAAGGGGCTACTTTATGtccattaataaatatgacaCATTATGATCCTAATCCGGTCCAATCACACTGAATTCTATCTATATAATGCTTATAAAGTGCAATTGCAgacattacatttatatatcttgCCAACCTATACCTGCTACAAAGTATTCTATAAATAACTCGGCCTTTGCATCACATGACCATGTTTACTGGTATGTTCTTGACAGCGCCGTGCTTATGAAATGGCACTAATTTCTTGGATTTTTCGTTTATAGACAAAAATTGATATCTTTGTCATAATCATTAGCAACGAAGctaaataatctaataataataaattctacgttataaaatatatcgtcgTACAAGCTATGTTGAAATTTATAGGACTaacgtgaaatttttatttgtagagTCTTACCTtaatctctttatatattcattaaaatacgttttattatcgcgtcaatagaataataataataataataataatgtatattatcgTCGGTTACGTTCGTACGTATTCGTGcaaggaaatatttcaaattttaatgattaattttttttgaaaatatccaATCACGATTTAATACGATCCGCCAATAGGAACGAAGGATTTTAACTACCGACCAATTGGAACGTTAGATTCTACCATGACGAAAGTTT
This window of the Vespula vulgaris chromosome 6, iyVesVulg1.1, whole genome shotgun sequence genome carries:
- the LOC127064741 gene encoding rho guanine nucleotide exchange factor 7 isoform X3, coding for MSKPDAPKFVTALFSFKGKNNDELCFKKGDIITITQTDDEGWWEGTLHDKTGWFPSNYVKEHRVPDNGLSSVKVPSEKGLPESPVHQKLNRDIVIKDIVDSERINVAELQGLVTNFLQPLESSNILKKEEYKQLLGNIHEVLEMHQRLLTNLEATILQGIAGRIGNLFLTLAPRLKSIHTAYCNNHPQAVCILDRYRDELNEFMEDSGAISPGILVLTTGLSKPFRRLDKYSAMLQELERYTEKNHPDRGDTQRSIAVYREIADSCSSIRKQRELALQVLTSGIKGWEGEELSSLGEILHVGSVTLATGVDRRDRYFVLFPSTLLVLSTSPRMSSFIYEGKLPLTGINVTATEDTDEIRNAFEITGPMIENITVLCASKEERQRWIELLVQEQGTNVLKSPTMPRKVILSRTSHRGPLTGIVLRLKPARVYQLVVQRATSCQIYYFLQVILQCQFYYRERTIIIEKI
- the LOC127064741 gene encoding rho guanine nucleotide exchange factor 7 isoform X2, which produces MSKPDAPKFVTALFSFKGKNNDELCFKKGDIITITQTDDEGWWEGTLHDKTGWFPSNYVKEHRVPDNGLSSVKVPSEKGLPESPVHQKLNRDIVIKDIVDSERINVAELQGLVTNFLQPLESSNILKKEEYKQLLGNIHEVLEMHQRLLTNLEATILQGIAGRIGNLFLTLAPRLKSIHTAYCNNHPQAVCILDRYRDELNEFMEDSGAISPGILVLTTGLSKPFRRLDKYSAMLQELERYTEKNHPDRGDTQRSIAVYREIADSCSSIRKQRELALQVLTSGIKGWEGEELSSLGEILHVGSVTLATGVDRRDRYFVLFPSTLLVLSTSPRMSSFIYEGKLPLTGINVTATEDTDEIRNAFEITGPMIENITVLCASKEERQRWIELLVQEQGTNVLKSPTMPRMNSQMNGKRQRSAADHCLSPGIKTPWSIASLRPAPPLYTLKTFDERQFEEDAIILKIIESYCLSVNSRFTMNSNESNSMMDVEWQRTRDASSMHKKGVNWDTRADRSLSETVKTLKNQMTDLQSQMSLLTKQLDEERRSRLSLAATVKRSMAAMDSSIS
- the LOC127064741 gene encoding uncharacterized protein LOC127064741 isoform X1, with amino-acid sequence MSKPDAPKFVTALFSFKGKNNDELCFKKGDIITITQTDDEGWWEGTLHDKTGWFPSNYVKEHRVPDNGLSSVKVPSEKGLPESPVHQKLNRDIVIKDIVDSERINVAELQGLVTNFLQPLESSNILKKEEYKQLLGNIHEVLEMHQRLLTNLEATILQGIAGRIGNLFLTLAPRLKSIHTAYCNNHPQAVCILDRYRDELNEFMEDSGAISPGILVLTTGLSKPFRRLDKYSAMLQELERYTEKNHPDRGDTQRSIAVYREIADSCSSIRKQRELALQVLTSGIKGWEGEELSSLGEILHVGSVTLATGVDRRDRYFVLFPSTLLVLSTSPRMSSFIYEGKLPLTGINVTATEDTDEIRNAFEITGPMIENITVLCASKEERQRWIELLVQEQGTNVLKSPTMPRVSYNHPPYTRLSRYFAKLVRKKIIEVELMKKLLYIQYVLKPDLSNVKMRRCNVTYTIFPNKSSECISDCETIIDNENTQDPPKILRKSTLTLDVRYEVGNTDLRTFGVESNSLTNFASRAAYGDRSTFETSKSLPAGRTTSHVLPNILLSTSNSAVPILLPRTHDHYRENLDIPREHMPCGGTIKCWDVVELYPKIPDISKLTVQDPVTRVNKADNGNLRNDQHLCPTTSLHSSDSGMAESYHLNSTELSSCYKSQRCSHSKYIDPVRTSHSESEIDENKFEHQCICTSPFGSTPRDSERSFPSSENINKMSHLVKPSSSYIKKDVKDAFDDAKEETEKNIVVLTTRDYENIKQKRFTEPIPHLHQSNAKRRGKRTVRPVQPTIEEQPEQTGQVYRSGLYAHWWLKKTIPLSGCTERDEQSNERETPAVGSGSLFISRD
- the LOC127064747 gene encoding mediator of RNA polymerase II transcription subunit 11-like — its product is MTPPMERIQILETIEKDIIVCLQSAGQAFMELSKEKSSLKQAEAQTHQFLKTLGHVESKLSEQINYLTQVSTGQPHEGSGYASQKVLQMAWHRLEHARSRVNELERIKNKPR